A genomic region of Leptotrichia hofstadii contains the following coding sequences:
- a CDS encoding class I SAM-dependent methyltransferase, translating into MENKKNMKKFYDTIAEKYDFIFSLSDVQKNFFQKYITGKKVLDVGAATGNLSKFLKNEGYDVISIDINEKLIEQAREKNVDVKKLDMLKIDELGKFDTIINVGNTLSHLNSKDEIFLFLKKAYSQLENNGKLIIQLINFYKFFENQKSESDFLGNLPLIENENVKFERYYYKNSDNNVIFKTILDDKFENEEVLTNVNYFDFMKFFEQLGISNVKVFGGFNESGFILEKSQPLIFVITKK; encoded by the coding sequence ATGGAAAATAAAAAAAATATGAAAAAGTTTTACGATACAATCGCAGAAAAATATGATTTTATTTTTTCGCTTTCAGATGTTCAGAAGAATTTTTTTCAAAAATATATTACAGGGAAAAAAGTGCTTGATGTGGGAGCTGCAACAGGCAATTTGTCAAAATTTCTGAAAAATGAAGGATATGATGTAATTTCGATTGATATAAATGAAAAATTGATTGAGCAGGCTAGAGAAAAAAATGTTGATGTAAAAAAATTGGATATGCTGAAAATTGATGAATTGGGAAAATTCGACACAATAATAAATGTTGGAAATACGTTATCGCATTTGAATAGCAAAGATGAGATTTTTTTATTTTTAAAAAAGGCTTATTCACAGCTTGAAAATAATGGAAAACTGATTATTCAACTAATAAATTTTTATAAATTTTTTGAAAATCAAAAATCTGAATCTGATTTTTTGGGAAATTTACCATTGATTGAAAATGAAAATGTGAAATTTGAACGTTATTATTACAAAAATTCTGATAATAATGTGATTTTCAAAACTATTTTGGATGATAAGTTTGAAAATGAGGAAGTTTTAACAAATGTCAATTATTTTGATTTTATGAAATTTTTTGAACAGTTAGGCATAAGCAATGTAAAAGTATTTGGTGGCTTTAATGAATCTGGGTTTATCTTGGAAAAATCACAGCCGTTAATATTTGTGATTACAAAAAAATAA